tctttttcaggaaAGCAATTACAATTatttgttttagaaaaaaatatatagaaatatagaatgcctccttgtttttttattccctgTGCATCTCCACAATAATCTCCAAGGTTGCCAAGGTTGATGAAACCAAGCGCTGCACTTACGTCCACCTTTTCACCGACAAGAACTTCCATGACCCTTCACGCAGCCTCAACCATCAGATGGCCCAGTCTGACCTGTTCCAACAGCAACCTGATGTTTTCCTGACGAGCCACAGGTGACAGCTGCACGAGATTCCCCTCTATCAACCCTTCAATATATGAACATAAGCCATCTTATTCACTATATTTCTTGTATGTTTGTTGATTTACTTTCACAGCCCGGCCAAGATCTTTACAACCACTTTATCCTCTAAAACTCCCAGCTGTGGGGACTACAGCAATGGGAGTCCGACGTCAACCTCTTCCCCCGGCAAGCCTCATCTCAGGAGGGCTCTATCAGGAcccagaggaggtggaggaggcagcACGACTAGCACCAGCCCACCAGAGGCACCGTCACCCCCttcatcctctctgcagctTCCACCGTTACTAGAGTTTCCCCCAGCAGGTAATACAAATAGTGGAAATCTCCTCTGGCCTTTTTGTGGCCTAGAAAATCCCTGTTCACGTATAAGTCTTTGTGTATTCTCAGGAAACAACATAGACGTGTACGTATCAGTGGCCTGCCATCCAGGCCACTTTGTGCTGCAGCCTTGGAGAGATATGTACAGACTGGTTGTGTTGATGGGAGAGATGATTCTCTACTACAATAAAACTGAGGAGAAACCACTCAACATTGAGAAGAATCACATATATGCTGCTAAAATAGAGAACAGGTGTGTTACTTCCTTAGTGTTTAATTTAGATAAATTGAAATGTAAGCATTTACGCTTTGCCTAACTCTATCcactcttccttcttctctaagCTGGCATCGTGTTTTAGTGAAGGGAGTTCTGAGCAATGGGTTAGTGTCTGTGTACGAGTTGGACTATGGCAAACATGAGCTGGTCAGCTGCACACAGCTCCGACCTCTCATCAAAGAGTTCAGACAGCTGCCGTTCCAGGGAATCACAGCTCAGCTGGCTGGTGAGTTATTCATTTAATTGGGTATTTCTATTTGCTGTTATAATAAGGTGTTCTTTACAGTATTAAAGGAAGGTATTTTACTCAGTCAATTATATTTACAGATGCATATCAAACATATTGTGAGCTTATAAATTACAGTGCATGCCTATAAAcaaaactgacatttataacTCCTTTATATTACTGGCTAACTCTAACTATTTTGTACAAGATACTTAGCTCTTCCTAAACCTACTACAATTATCACTGGTAGTCTACCTTATGAGTAAAAATCACAAGAAAattgttatttaatttaagACAGATTAACAACATATTTCTAAGATAAACGTGCATAGGAAATATGTCAATTTGACATCTGTAACAGAGAAGCACAACATGCAATCGCGCCCCAATCATCCCTCACACACCGAATAGTTCCATCTACAAGCTTGAAGTGTATATATTAAAGGGAACTTTGTCCTTGAAGTAATATAGATATAGTTGGAAGTTGTTTTTTATATTCAGAAAATAGATAAATGCAGTTAATAGGTAAGTAACTGACCTAAATCAAAAGAAAGACAATGAGGAAATGTGTCTAATTTGACTGAAGCTTTCGGGTATTTTTGTTCGGAACAGCTTGGCAATCGAATCCCATACATTGACTATTATTTAAGCCagattgaaaataataattgcaaTACGTCTTTCAGCGAGATGCAAGCAAAACGCCTTCAAAGGCATTTCATTTGTGTAGCATTAAATAATTAATGACGGGTATTGTTAACACAAAGCTCAGCTTAACATTCATACTTGTCCCTGGCAGGCCTAAAGCCGAGGCAGTGGTCAGAGGAAGCTTCTATCGTTTTCAGGAACCATGTGGAGAAGAAACCCCTTGTGGCCCAGCTGGAGGCTGTGCAGGAAGCCACTAACCCGTGGGACAGGAAGTTGGTAGTCTTCCTGGTCGACACATCACAAGAAGAAAGGGACATTTGGGTGCATGACATCATGGCAGAATTTGCTGATGAGGTGACCAACAAGCTGTAGACAATAGAAGATCAAGCCTACCACCACTCCTTCTGCGCAATGAAGGACAGGGTGATTTGTGGATGGATAAAATAGAAGACGCGTATGCATCTGAATACGCATTCACTTTGTGGGCTAGAAGAAAAGACGAAAGAGAAGCTGCAAGTAGAAGGCAAAGGTTGGAGAGCATTTAGAGACTGCCATTAACAGAAACACCATAAGAGTAGGTGCTTGTTGTGTTTTGGGGCTGAACATGGAGGGATGCCGTGATGTGTTTTCGGGTGACTGCAGTGGGACTTCCCACATCCCGCGTGGGATGTCGGTCGAATCTTGCCACAAATACTCCTCAACTTAATGTAACAAACTGCTGAATTTCTATGTAATATCTGTATGAGGTGGTGATACGTTGTTATACAAAACTCGATGGACATTAACCCGGAGCATCATCTTACACTACAGTAGCGTGTAATAGTGTGTTTCATCCAGGGGACGCCTGAACCCTCTTAGCCCTGCCTATGTGAGTGCAATGCAAAGggcaaaatgtttaaattagcTCTTCTGACGTTCTAAGAAaacttaaatacatttgtttactAATTCTGCTTTTTGGATAGTGTTTATGATTGTCATAAACTTTCCAAAAAATTGAGCCAACATTCCtttgaaaggagaaaaaattaGTGAGTGAGTAGTTTGAATAAAGAGTTTCTGACAGAGTCCACTGTACTGAGCAAGTGAGAACACAAACGGAAGTCGATGGGGTTGGTGTAAGATGTGTTCTCATGTGGATATTAGCTTTTGTTTTTGGCGTGGTACATCCTGGGCCTATGCTTGGGATGCTTCACTCTGAGTTGAAAGAAAGCATTGACACACAAACTTTTTGACTGTGTATAGTTTACAAGCGGAGTAACTTCTGGCTTGACaacctcttctcctcttctgaaTCACAGAGTTGAGTCCTTTATTTTTCAGATTCCGGTCGTTCAATACCAAACAGACTCTTTTGTTCTGCACATCACTTGCTGCATGTTAAGGATGTGAATTATATACTTTGGTGTTCTAATGATAAACATTAATTTCTCAGTAGTGTTTATGAGCTGTTTCCAAAGGGAGAAATGTtcctctcttcatttcttccagTTTCATCATGAATTGTgggattttattctgaaatgtgtgtttttctcccacACCTACACCATGGTGTAGTATTTGCTAATATTTCTCCAACTCTGACGACAGTAGACCCGACAAAGCTCAAAGCTGCATTGTTTTAACAATTGACCAACATGaatataatttatatttaactttttttgttttattggtttctatttcatttgtttgtttgacagtAACCTGGAGTTAATAAATGTTGGTttaaaaaagttgaaatgttaTCGGTCCATTGATTACTTCTTAAAGACACATGATTtagatttctttattaaaatattaaaagatcTTACGTCTTATTTACATACAATATTACTGCAAAACTTTCATAACAGCATTCACAGTGTTTCCCCCCTTAACAATGCCCTATTCATAAAGTGATTTTAGTTAGGCACACATTATCCATCTATACCCATAATAcaaaaactgttgaaatgtCATTGTTGCGTGGTAATTATGCTAACTATGGAATGATTCAGATGCAGTTGTGTATCCTTTTGCTGTCATTTCCACAGCTAGTGAATGGAAAGCATCATCACAAactctgaagaggaggagagaaaacaaatcagCAAGTGGAGTCCGTGCGGAGTTTTAAGTGCTTAGTACATAACCACAAAATGTCATGCACAATTAATAATTGATACAAAAACACGGTCAACAAGTCAAATGTATAAATGTGCTCCTCATTGTCACCTTCAAAATCAATGCTTCCATCTGCGTTAATGTCCAGCTCCTTTATGATCTCTTCTAGTTCCCCTTTCTTCAGCTTCTCACCCAGCATCGACTTGATTGCCTCCTTCATTTCATCCTGGGTGATCCTTCCATCTCCATCAAGgtcaaacttttaaaaacacaaagtgatGTCAGTtgacaacaaagaaaaagatttcCTTTGCAAATTTCAGTAGCTCATAATGAAAAAAAGGCGTATCTACAACTCGACTAAAGCTCTTTGTTGGTCTGATATCATATGAGCTCATAATAAACTAACCTTTCACCCTCCCATTTCTgtcattttgattatttaacTGTTTCATTTGGAGTGACTGACCTGCACAAAGGCCGACTGGAGCTCTTTGAGCCCCAGCATGTCAGCAGTCTCTCCCATCATCCTGGGTCCCATCAGTTCAGTAAAGTCTTCAAAATCCATCAACCCGCCCACTTTGGGGAGGAGAGATGAAAATGTGTTATAGCCATGCTTGATCTCTCTGTATTATTTAAAAGGTATCTTATTAGCTCACTTCTCATCTTGATCTGTTGAACTatctccagcagctccattTCCGTGGGCATGTATCCCATTGTCCTCATGCATTCAGCCACATCCTTGTAGTTCAGGTATCCATCTTGATCGTAGTCAAACTCTTTAAAGGCCTCGTGCAACTCTGTGATTGGAACCGTTCCAGAAGTGCTTTATCACATAATGACTTAGGCTTTCTAGTATTACTAATCAAGACGGATATTTATTTGCGTGTTGACTGTATTCAACTAAAATGAGGACAGTGACGGCAGAGACACTTACCGTCCAACTCGGCCTGAGCTAATTCTCTCTCCTGCAGAAACGgatgcataaataaatgtgttaaacTGTTaatccatttttcattattttgaataaatgtgaCCTTTTGAAATAATACAGAAGTACCTTGGCACCAACGTCTGATTAAATCTATCCGTTGCTATTAATGTCAGGCCTTTGTGACTACTTAGATGTGTATTACGATTGTTAAAGTCAGAAATGTACGCCAGGAAACGACAGAAGGCCTAGTGGACAATTCCCAGGTACGACCAGGTTTATGATTCAGATTCCGTATCTAGAAAAGGGAACAGGTACATTTTCTCAGGTTGAATGGACCCAGTGTTTTGGCTGTTCTTGTCATTTGGATAACCACAATGACGTGTGGCATTAAGCCTCAACTAATGAGCCACTAAAGCTGCAGAAACACCAAGCTTAGAAGAGCAGCTCGAGAAAGATCAGGAGCAGAACTGTCATCACAATGCCTGACTTCTACTTCACTTCTGATGTGATAATGTCTGACGTACATGGCCTGCAACTGCATTTCACCGATTAAACCACAAAATGTAGATGTTAGCTACTTACCGCCCCAAAAACACTGTTGAGTACAGAGATGTAGACTTTGTTCATGCTATCAGGTGTTTTCTTCGACTTCTTTGATGATTTTCTGGGTGTGTCTGAGACTGAACCGGATTCATCTTTGCCACTGCATGCACGAATCAAACAACAAACATCGAAGCGGCCAATGCATGGTTAAATGTCATTTGAGATTTGAAGACACTTCAGCCTTTCTTTAAGTACGCCGTACATCTAAACGTACCTGTCTGTTGCAGCGGAGTCAACAGAAGTGGAAGAGGGTGTCCTCTCTCCTGCTTTGGGCATGCTGTTATTAAAGTCATTGGCcccaaaataacaataaattatatatatggatgttagacattttaaatgtttaatgggCCGCAAAAGGAAAAGTTGAAAGAAGAAATCTTGTTTAACAAATGCAATTTCCTCCCGTTTTACTGTAAATCTTGAATATAAATCCAGCTCCTTCACTGGAATATGCTTACCTTAATCCCCTCTCCTAAATggtgagaaacaaaaacaagaggTCCAGCCCTTCTCGTTCTGCTTGAGCGGTGCTCTGCTTGTGTTGTGAATGGCTGCACACCTTCCgctcccttctttttttctttctacttttGACCTTCTTCAATCCCAGAGGCTTACCGGGTATTACCTGGCTAAACTTGCAGCCACGGATTAGAAATCAAAATACCTAGAGGTAGTGCGATTGATCTGTCCTTCGAGAGGTCAATTTGCTCTGGTTGAAATCCAACTTTTTAAaggcctttttaaaacaattagCTTCTTATTTCTGTACAGTTTTCCCTCTTAGCCATGTAGAGCTGCTCCTGGCTCTGCTGTGAGAAATTGTTATCAAGCGTTGCAGGACTGGTGACATCATTATTCAAATTGTGTTAGAATAATCATTGTGGCAGCAGAACTAAAAATGTTAAACAGTGACATAATATCAGCTCACCACACATATGATTTTGTGGCAATCCATGCCTTTCACCCAACACGGATGCAACATCTTAAGACATattaaaggggacatattatGTAGGTCTTCTACATGTCAATGTGTGGCATGATCCCTGTAATGAATTAATTCATTCTAAGCTCTTAATTCATTTAAAGAACTTAAATGGCCGACGTCAGCGGAccgagtgacccccccccccccccccccccccccgccacatcCCAACACAGTTTCGCACAATTCTCTACATCGCACATAACACTGGATTCATTTCATATATGAAGACCATGTCCCAGCTAGAAATGGGAAAAAGCTTTTGCGTTTGTGCAATTTATTCAGAAGGTCCTTTTGAACCCTAAACTCGTGGAACTTGTTCGGGAGTCTGTTCTTGTTCAGGGTGTGACTCTGGTTCAAAGCGCTATGGTTGTATTATGGGAGTATTTCTGACGTCTGACAGTAAGGGGACGTGCAGAGAATTTGATTTCCTTTGCGTCTTTCCCCGTATctgaacaggaaaatacaaGCTCAGTAATATTGACTATAAAAATTAATGTAATGATTGGAATCATACAATTTCACACACGAATGGAcaaatatttattgatttatttttaataattcgttttttacatttcataatGACCAGGGGAGGTATGCAAGGCTCAAACCACggaggagtgtgggggggggggttagctggCTCATTAGCATCCGGTTCATTTGCATACCGGCGGAGCGGCGCAGGTGTAATTCATTGCGAATTAATTAAGACCTTTGTTTTTACCCGAATCGGCGCTCCCCAAAAGCTATGATCAACAATGAAAACTAAACcatattaatgaattaattcatGAACGCAATAGCATCTTTATTAATATCTTTGTGGAATACGTAAGGAGACAATTCAATGTTTCTGTGTTCATCCCAGGTAAGTTAACGTTAAAcggactttttttttgctcattaatgttccttttgaaaacattttgtgtgGGTACAGTTACAGCTGAAGGTGGGTAAAAAAAGTCTTAATGAACTATAATTTTCTAACAAGGtaaagataataaaatataacgGCATTAAATTGGGTGGGCATACATTTAGCTTACGTTGGTTGGCAGGTGGTCATTATAATTCCTCTGATTTTTTTGATTAACTAAAGAAATGTTAACATGTATGATAACCAGCTGTAGTTTTCAGTGCCAGGTGACCCTGTAGTTAAGGGTTAAGTGaagcaaaaacaaattaaacaatgaACAACGATGTGTAAACCAGTTTAAGAAGGCACCTGAAATGTCCGTGCCATAgtagaaaaatacaaacacaacgtTGGTCATTTAATTGATCGTTTCGGCGTCCCTATAAATAATGTGAATTCATGATTAtcataaaatacatttggattCTTTGAGAATAACGCATTAGGAGATTCTGAGGATAATAGCAATGGAAACAGCTTCTAGTGAGATCCAGTGAGTGTAGTTTCCCCTTCTTTCCACTAGAGGGCACTTAAGCTATTTGTATCCGTCCCACTTTGAAATGATCCAACATTGCTATAACATAATCATATCAGAGCGAACTTTACCATTTGAACATTGCATTTCAGTTGACGTTAGATTTGTGCAAACTAGAATTTCCAACTGCCAAGTTTCTGCGTCTTAAATTCCTTTTGGACAAGATGTTGCCATGTGACCAGGAAACGCTGCACTACTTTGTAATACAAGTTTTAATCTGACCATGTTAGTCTATTTTCTgtggttttctgttttgtgtctgtCCCATTTGGTGACACGTTTCACTTCTCAGTCCTTATCTAAATCTTTCCGAAGCAACCTTTACAGGAAGTAAACATTACCCTAACTTTATTTTCTCCAAAGAGCAAACGTAAGCAACCTGGGACTGGCTACACATATAGATTATTCCAATGAGGTCACAAGCCTTAAAGtttatgaatgtttttgtttgtctcgACATAATTTAATCTTTCACCGCTAGAGGGAGGCAGTAACCACTAAGCTAAGCTGCAGAAAAAGGATGTTTTTAcccaaatgcattttaaaaattcCAATATAGGAACACTTAACAATAGTCAGTGTTTCAACAGAAAATCAGTCACTATTTCCTTGTTCTTTTAGAATGGTTGATGTTAAATGCAGATATGGTTAGATGCTTTTGTCCTTATAATGACCACCTCGGTGTATCCAAGGTGCTCCTCTCTTTTACAATGGTAGTCAGACTTGGTttggttattttatttggttATTAACTTGTGAATTACATAGTCATTCCCTCTGTTTGATGAATAATGCAGCGTGTACTCTGTCTCTTGCCAGCCGTCAACACAGTATGAAGGACAAGCGGCTCTGAATATGACTGAATTCAGCATCTTAGCATTATCATGTCAACCTATTTCTATTAACAGGTAATTAGTTAACTACTACTTTACTGGCGGACTGAAGGTGTCCTGAGGAATAATGGCAACAAATAccttttagtatttattttgtttattgtaaTTATCTTGACAAATACATTAGTACAACATgtattttttcttcccctctacAAGCGATGGTTGCCCTGAAGATAAGACCTGGGATGTCAGCGTTTGTAACAATGCTGCTAGTCTTCCAGGATGTTCAGCTGGCTTCCTCACGTCTCTGGTAGTTTTTCTGTTTCTTGCATACATTGCTTTTTTATCATCCTATACGCCCCCCACCCTATTCTCTCgttcagttccccccccccccccttcctcgcaGATTTATCTTACACCCAGACCTTTCCCTTTCCGCCACCGTCTCGGCCTCCACAGCAGCCGGTGCCCAGGCCCCGGTGCTGGGTGGCTGGCAGGTTCTTGTACACGGCGCGGCTGTACGGGATGAAGCACAGGCCCAGCTGGAGGTGTCGAGCGAGGCGGCAGTAGGCGGCCAGCGCGAGGACCAGCAGCGGGGTGACCAAGAGGAAGCCCACCACCAGCAGAGCCACGCAGCCGCCGTCGGTCAGCAGGTCCGAGCAGTAGGTGGTTGCCCCGTGAGGGTGGACCTGGTGAGACAAGGGGAGAAGGAAGGCGCTTGGAAGTGATGTTGTTGCGAGAGCAATCCATTTTTCAGCAATGTGCTACTGTCACAAGAGTTGCACACGTTCACACCTGCAAGTCGCCAACAAAGGCTTAACACTAGGGCACTTTTTCAAACAACATTGGTTTTGATCTGAATATTTTACAATCTTCATATCCCCTTTCAGATTTGAGGTCAAATGTTAGGGGCAGAGCAACTTGGCctgcagatttttaaaaagttattgTTTTGGCACATAGCTTTTGTATGTAGAGTTAACTTCGCTCACATGGAACACTAGTGGTTTGTGAAGTTCATGGAAGAACAGCTAAGGAAAACCGATGATGTGCTCTATGTGGTATGTGTGTTAAGTTTAGGACCGACACCAGTAATGTACCAGTAGATCTCTCACACTCTCAAAAAACGTAATCAGTAGGTCATTCAAtgtaatttgattaaaaacaaatcactcAAACTTTTTAGAAACTACTGTTGATATTGACCATATGTCGAAGCATGTAGTCTTGTTGCTGAGCTGAATACTATGAAAGTGGGAGAGAAGGTAAATGGGTGAGGGTTTCAGTGTGGGAGAGGAACTGAGAGACAGCGAGCTGCCTAAATCCTCCTTATCGCCCCATGAGGTGAACATTCGAGAGCATGAGAAAGCACTGAGGGGAGAGACTAGTATTTATCCTGGTAGATGTTTTCATTTTAGGGGGGAATTGAGTTTGCACTATTGGTAGTTATACAATAAAAGGAATCTTGAACTGTTGCTAAAGTGGTAATTTACAGATCTTGGTACCAGAATATGTCCGACACAAAGGAACTAAAATATTGTGATTTCATCCTGCAGGCTGTTGAAATTCCAGTTGGAGATGGAATGCAACACATTAAGGAGGGCGGTAGTGTGGGGATGAGTAAGCAAATAAGCCCTCTAGGAATGTGCCTATTTGTGTTAATGTGAAATagagtgtgtgttttaggaTAAGATATTATTGACTAAATTTCCTAAAATGACTGGAATATGTATGTCTCTTTGTTCCCTGTTCAATTTGAAAAAGCCCTAAATACTTTGCTCACCTGCCTGTACCTGCTTTTCCTCtcaccctgttttttttctccctttggctttctccccctctttccaTCCTCCCAGGTCTTAATAATCCCTCTAAGCTGCTGTCACATGAGGCCTAATTGTGAGGGGGAACGGGAACAGAGAATCCTGGTCTCTTCGATCATTAAGAAGGTCGTCGGCCTGCAGAAATGCCATCGCTAGGCATTAAAGGTCTGTGAACCGTGGTGACAGGTTAACGCTCCCTGAATAACGGGACCAGAAGGTTGTTTTGTTTGAGTTGCGTGTCTTCTTATTTTTAGCCGTCTACAATTTACATTctgcccttttaaaaaaaatatattccacCAAATCCCAAGAGTCTTTAAATTGCAATCTAAGTTTTAGGTTTTGATGGCTGCACAACTTACATCTCGCCTACATCTGAAAGAACCTCAGACTTATCAGATTCCAAAGCCTCTCATCACTGGTGCAGCCAAACTCCACCCTAAGCCCCAGGCCCAACTGTTTGGATCTTTTGGATCAAAGTTTGGAGATTAGGACTTTTAGATGTTATATAACAATAAGAATATGGCCAAttctatatcttttttttttttagtttagttgtaGCCATTGTGTGTCAACGTTTTGCCTCATTAACACGCAAACATATTTTCACCTTCTTACCAAAGGACAAAGGTCACTGCACCAGTGTCAAGGAAACAAACCGTGGGCCATTGG
This sequence is a window from Pungitius pungitius chromosome 1, fPunPun2.1, whole genome shotgun sequence. Protein-coding genes within it:
- the si:cabz01076231.1 gene encoding calcium-binding protein 2, which gives rise to MPKAGERTPSSTSVDSAATDSGKDESGSVSDTPRKSSKKSKKTPDSMNKVYISVLNSVFGAERELAQAELDELHEAFKEFDYDQDGYLNYKDVAECMRTMGYMPTEMELLEIVQQIKMRMGGLMDFEDFTELMGPRMMGETADMLGLKELQSAFVQFDLDGDGRITQDEMKEAIKSMLGEKLKKGELEEIIKELDINADGSIDFEEFVMMLSIH